In Paenibacillus hexagrammi, the following are encoded in one genomic region:
- a CDS encoding DNA modification system-associated small protein: MTSSSLKEQEQLLLKNLCLQHGISTELISKLLASAEENNYSNKSMNERRTDYINLINFYNKKSGQ; this comes from the coding sequence ATGACTTCCTCCTCATTAAAAGAACAAGAACAATTACTACTTAAAAATCTTTGCTTGCAGCACGGTATATCCACAGAGCTTATAAGTAAATTACTTGCCTCTGCCGAGGAAAATAATTATTCTAATAAATCAATGAACGAGAGAAGAACGGACTATATTAACTTAATTAATTTTTATAACAAAAAATCTGGGCAATAG
- the dndD gene encoding DNA sulfur modification protein DndD has translation MILKKLILNNYKTYYGHQELNLDIPPQVRSDKNKNIILIGGLNGAGKTTILKAVHYALFGKRGISEMEYKRIFSNVINNHFFDEGGRECYISLIVENDNLEEWELKVKWIFDHNKKVVHENREIAIRKPGSSVGKRSAVNNIDTFNRFIDRKIPYHVAPFFIFDGEEIKEIILRQNSEELKIAIQKLSGLETYKTLLDDLKETKFYLDKKLMNSIGSSKTTNYTQELNRVSIELVELNQKLKAVNQRKIGLEEEIKELKKIRAEKIQLNSKSRESILKKLTACEVNLSQAQKEFNDKFNEQAYIHLLTQPIQELKGRITLEEKERERLHSINSSYSPYKEFLIKLFDGDISPQLTESQRIQLLKNGEEIWNSKADELNREKITIIHDLNKHQFNILKNITIKPLSDLKGIHQRISQLQFDINQFEEEIRNAPESVDIEDENTKIDNLTKMLGEVELRARSFKNKTTALREDKTKYENLLTRSTSNDSNTEDLRAQIEQVNSTIIFLNQYVAEVTKLKAVFIHNEFKLMLSELIRKQDEFGRIEFDVNTYTIRLFNDRNQEISVHDRSAGEMQIISSALIWALTKSSKFSLPMLIDTPLGRLDSYHRNHLINKYYKELSDQVIILSTDTEITKDYIDSITQNSFRQYVLEYNDKLKYTLIRDGYFDLKR, from the coding sequence TTGATACTCAAAAAATTAATTTTAAATAACTACAAAACTTACTATGGACATCAAGAGTTAAACTTGGATATCCCTCCCCAAGTTAGAAGCGATAAGAATAAAAATATTATTCTTATTGGCGGCCTTAACGGAGCTGGCAAAACTACGATATTAAAGGCCGTTCACTACGCTCTATTCGGAAAACGGGGAATTAGCGAAATGGAATATAAACGGATATTTTCTAATGTCATAAACAATCACTTTTTTGATGAAGGTGGCCGTGAATGTTACATTTCTTTGATTGTTGAAAATGATAATTTAGAGGAATGGGAATTAAAGGTCAAGTGGATTTTTGATCATAACAAAAAGGTTGTTCATGAGAATAGAGAAATTGCAATCCGCAAACCTGGGTCAAGCGTAGGGAAACGTTCTGCGGTTAACAATATCGATACCTTTAATCGATTCATTGATCGTAAAATCCCTTACCATGTTGCTCCATTTTTCATATTTGATGGTGAGGAAATAAAGGAAATAATTCTTCGTCAAAACAGTGAAGAATTGAAAATTGCAATTCAAAAGCTGAGTGGTCTTGAAACATATAAAACATTACTTGATGATTTAAAAGAAACAAAATTCTACCTGGATAAGAAATTAATGAACTCTATAGGTAGTTCGAAAACTACAAACTATACTCAGGAACTAAATCGGGTTTCAATTGAACTCGTTGAATTAAATCAGAAACTTAAAGCAGTAAATCAAAGAAAAATAGGCCTCGAGGAAGAAATTAAAGAACTAAAGAAGATTCGTGCAGAAAAAATTCAGCTTAATTCTAAATCCAGGGAAAGCATCCTAAAAAAATTGACCGCATGCGAAGTGAATCTGAGTCAAGCTCAAAAAGAGTTTAATGATAAATTCAATGAGCAAGCTTACATTCACTTGTTAACACAACCAATTCAGGAATTAAAAGGGCGAATTACTCTTGAGGAGAAGGAACGAGAGCGACTTCATTCTATTAATTCATCTTACTCTCCATATAAAGAGTTTTTAATTAAGCTGTTTGATGGTGATATATCACCACAATTAACTGAATCACAACGGATTCAATTATTGAAGAATGGCGAAGAAATATGGAATTCTAAGGCGGATGAATTAAACAGAGAGAAAATAACCATCATTCATGATCTAAATAAACATCAGTTTAATATTCTTAAAAATATTACTATAAAGCCTTTGAGTGACCTAAAAGGAATTCATCAACGAATCTCCCAACTACAGTTCGATATTAATCAGTTCGAAGAAGAAATTCGCAACGCTCCAGAGTCTGTTGATATAGAGGATGAGAATACTAAAATCGATAATTTAACAAAAATGCTAGGGGAGGTAGAACTAAGAGCTAGAAGTTTCAAGAATAAAACTACTGCATTGCGAGAAGATAAAACAAAATATGAAAATTTACTAACGCGTTCAACATCAAATGATTCCAATACAGAAGATCTTAGAGCCCAGATTGAACAAGTAAATTCAACTATTATATTTTTAAATCAGTATGTAGCGGAAGTTACAAAGTTAAAGGCTGTTTTTATTCATAACGAGTTCAAGCTGATGTTATCTGAATTGATTCGAAAGCAAGATGAGTTTGGTCGGATTGAATTTGACGTGAATACATATACGATTCGATTATTTAATGATCGAAATCAAGAAATCAGTGTTCATGATCGATCAGCTGGTGAAATGCAAATCATCTCATCTGCATTAATTTGGGCACTTACTAAATCAAGCAAGTTCTCCTTACCAATGCTAATTGATACACCACTTGGTCGATTAGATAGCTATCATCGAAATCATTTAATTAATAAGTATTATAAGGAATTAAGTGATCAAGTTATTATATTATCGACTGATACCGAAATTACTAAGGATTATATTGATTCGATTACACAGAATTCATTTAGACAATATGTTCTTGAGTATAACGATAAACTTAAGTATACACTTATTCGAGATGGTTATTTTGATTTAAAGAGGTGA
- the dptH gene encoding DNA phosphorothioation-dependent restriction protein DptH — protein sequence MSNQFYSYITDLLLDFFKYSSIKQGDRFYLQVDKDEDVNHLVRRFNDMVGVQPFTYTHEQGTAYSTICFELQNVKLVIANTSNEVNPDFLVTLRNQVGEQQGEWSGAALFSIVSRPLDSISGGSSDLQKDGMPLHPKMFVGKLKQEIEQKINSKVDQIILNERMVQIMSELSFQQVTFFDFEEIFSAISKGGIEKNDYPDFGLFYDSDLSSYKGTQIKNRLDLNRELFDFVQKYHDLNYEEEILEKKISLKHLKDLKEPELWKITDFTDVKKGLQAAEEESKNSKVELAELKTGNNLLFWNRPQKDSTAGNRKRQIIVFNPDNLEEVSLIANFDLGGKIKSLNDNFVSVDKKTKTFVTTRSGKVNLTININTIPNEPLFTRVNYKHDNKVALGCELFIAVLPMSPEDFKDFETNFSVDPARGSIITNMESDYKKIGDGSFSEEIVEVNEMNQVIHINKEKAYKLQLQSDSYNDENEMDVKLVYGNSNVTVPITFRNEFPETVPIHSFRVWKLKREEERSFQRVQNSSKLIFGNREFYANHEYCTYLDWEQEWVEQGLLSARIDSDILIPNEIKISVELREAYNRFVNRFRIINNIPSLTFYDESIYHWAVEYIKAYVNEIESFTNGVAAGRKGTDLFKLGVLYTLDEILFSPFHPINVAYQLELINSLGAEHIENAVLSRLRPESLVPFIYVNTGVDRLYKSDVQAIATEWMAYKPVQKVSVTDANKYLSNIVKDKLQQFEEHFAYLFNSKNKSPVKINVISIENDLEVVRGILSWMIDQLNKKSRKEIKPIEVTIYRDNNFISAFDLLSKAHDTEEFNRLFNLKIDNVEDINSIDVLRMIHRSVVFYKKELSNEFEYAHISYYRMNMQEKFAIQPMKDMTTGIALKGLYSSVPSMKGSENFRSGFGMRNIEETHQELLIKVATSVNELAANLKNEGNDSYHKGEAIYSRTTAAEEVYLNEIFSASHWVTFIDSNLDLEYFNNLSENLVVIHYNDQYSSSNKYDAITVTNKSEQYFAVIKEFLKSKEVESTDATAINTIKAFNTFNGEWLLRIVGSKGHYSREKLSILSAIKFALAYFDHPNIKWVPISLEEILRVAGSVSLNKSEGIFTTKNLGFKGSHSDDLLLMGIEEREEKLLVHIFPIEVKIGVNSKPVMDKAKIQVTKTKKLFREALCNKEKPFTSKFYRYFFAQLYLVNAAKLHSSGFWPQKDYRISDSIISKLISNKMVISFKTDRLLGDGAVLSFQTNAHIRESELSEGVTYVNLPESDGYNGLTKSMNEMYEWIQTKPNDFVKESMLSYSYHADGECDIDCLEGVNTIALNKALIASEPPEQREVLTDASSKYLVNEYYFEELKGKGKQNECPKNDQTLLVKDDLNLLVEPKSLIVTEEQASLDEFNGQHGNNEKSNGETDITQVMTNNGASIEKIRVLIGKAENSNRDIYWEYGNIGLANRHLLISGKSGQGKTYFMQCLLLELAKQQVSSIVVDYTEGFLPNQLEPEFVDHLGSKLKQRIVYTDKFPINPFRRNVRDIGGLTLPESDTDVAERVKSVFSSVYRTLGIQQQNVIYDAVLRGMQTYDREMNLDHLRHLLEEEGSNYAKTALSQIRPFIDRQVFSKDTLMNWGDILSDRGTVYIIQLTGYPREIQLMITEFILWDLWNFTLRFGEKTTPIPVILDEAQNLDHTEQSPSSKILTEGRKFGWSGWYATQFLKSQLSSDELARLQNASQKIYFAQPEQELSYIASNLSSDSAERKRYETKISSLRKGQCLVHGPILTDSGELTGQTVTTVNITPLKERI from the coding sequence ATGTCAAACCAATTTTATAGCTATATTACGGACTTATTGCTGGACTTCTTTAAATATTCGAGTATAAAGCAAGGAGACAGATTCTATCTACAAGTCGATAAGGATGAGGATGTTAACCATCTCGTTAGAAGATTTAATGATATGGTAGGAGTTCAGCCATTTACTTATACTCATGAGCAAGGAACTGCATATTCAACTATATGCTTTGAATTGCAAAATGTAAAACTTGTTATTGCGAACACTTCAAATGAGGTTAATCCCGATTTTCTTGTAACGCTTCGTAACCAGGTAGGCGAACAGCAGGGAGAATGGTCAGGGGCTGCCTTATTTAGCATTGTGTCTAGGCCGCTAGACTCCATATCAGGTGGTAGTAGTGATTTACAAAAAGATGGTATGCCGCTGCATCCAAAGATGTTCGTAGGCAAATTAAAACAGGAAATCGAACAGAAGATTAACTCTAAAGTTGATCAAATAATATTAAATGAACGGATGGTTCAGATTATGTCGGAACTATCTTTTCAACAAGTAACATTTTTTGATTTTGAGGAGATTTTCTCAGCAATTTCTAAAGGTGGGATTGAAAAGAACGATTACCCTGATTTCGGTTTGTTTTACGATTCTGATTTAAGCAGTTACAAAGGAACGCAAATTAAAAATAGACTGGATCTTAACCGTGAATTATTTGATTTCGTTCAAAAGTACCACGACTTGAACTATGAAGAAGAAATATTGGAGAAGAAGATTTCGTTAAAACATCTTAAGGACTTGAAAGAGCCCGAACTATGGAAGATAACTGACTTTACTGACGTCAAAAAAGGTTTACAAGCAGCAGAAGAAGAAAGTAAAAATTCTAAGGTTGAGCTTGCAGAATTAAAAACAGGGAATAATTTACTCTTCTGGAATCGACCTCAGAAAGATTCCACAGCTGGTAATCGAAAAAGACAGATCATAGTCTTTAATCCAGATAACCTTGAAGAAGTTAGCTTGATTGCAAATTTCGACTTAGGTGGAAAGATCAAATCACTTAACGACAATTTCGTTTCAGTTGATAAAAAAACTAAAACATTCGTCACTACTCGATCTGGAAAAGTTAATTTGACCATTAACATAAACACTATTCCAAATGAGCCATTATTCACTAGGGTCAATTATAAACATGATAATAAAGTGGCTTTAGGATGTGAGCTGTTTATTGCGGTTCTACCTATGAGTCCAGAAGATTTTAAAGATTTTGAAACTAATTTTAGTGTTGATCCTGCTAGAGGTTCAATTATTACTAATATGGAAAGTGATTACAAAAAAATTGGCGATGGTAGTTTTTCAGAGGAAATCGTTGAAGTAAATGAAATGAACCAAGTTATTCATATTAACAAAGAGAAAGCGTATAAATTACAGTTGCAGAGTGATTCTTATAATGATGAGAATGAGATGGATGTTAAGCTTGTATATGGAAATTCAAATGTGACGGTTCCCATTACGTTCCGTAATGAATTTCCTGAAACGGTTCCAATTCATTCATTCCGAGTCTGGAAGTTGAAACGAGAAGAAGAACGTTCGTTTCAACGAGTACAAAATAGCAGCAAACTAATATTCGGGAATAGAGAATTTTATGCGAATCATGAATATTGTACGTATTTAGATTGGGAACAAGAATGGGTGGAACAGGGACTGCTTTCTGCAAGAATAGATTCCGACATATTGATTCCAAATGAAATAAAAATAAGTGTAGAGCTTCGAGAGGCATATAACAGATTTGTTAATCGTTTTAGAATAATAAATAATATTCCAAGCCTTACTTTCTATGACGAGTCTATTTATCACTGGGCAGTAGAATATATAAAGGCATATGTGAATGAGATCGAAAGTTTCACTAACGGAGTTGCCGCGGGCCGAAAAGGGACAGATCTGTTTAAGCTCGGTGTATTATATACGCTTGATGAAATACTATTCAGCCCATTCCACCCAATTAATGTGGCTTATCAGCTTGAACTTATAAATTCTTTAGGAGCAGAACATATAGAGAATGCTGTACTATCGCGTTTACGTCCAGAAAGCTTGGTTCCTTTCATATACGTGAACACTGGGGTGGATCGACTTTATAAATCAGATGTCCAGGCAATTGCTACAGAATGGATGGCTTACAAGCCAGTACAGAAAGTTAGCGTCACGGACGCAAATAAATACTTGTCTAATATCGTTAAAGATAAGTTGCAGCAATTTGAAGAGCATTTCGCATACTTGTTTAACTCGAAGAATAAGTCCCCGGTCAAAATAAATGTTATTAGTATTGAGAATGACCTTGAGGTTGTTCGAGGTATATTGTCATGGATGATTGATCAATTAAACAAAAAATCGAGAAAAGAAATAAAACCGATCGAGGTAACGATATACAGGGATAATAATTTTATTAGTGCATTTGATTTACTAAGTAAAGCACATGATACAGAAGAGTTTAATAGGTTGTTCAATCTTAAGATCGATAATGTAGAAGATATAAACTCAATTGATGTATTACGTATGATCCACCGGTCAGTGGTCTTTTATAAGAAAGAATTAAGTAATGAGTTTGAATATGCTCATATTTCATACTATAGAATGAATATGCAAGAGAAATTTGCGATTCAACCTATGAAGGATATGACTACAGGGATCGCATTGAAGGGGTTATATTCCTCAGTTCCTTCGATGAAAGGCTCGGAAAACTTCAGAAGTGGGTTTGGAATGAGAAATATCGAAGAAACGCACCAGGAGTTATTAATAAAAGTGGCGACTTCGGTAAATGAACTCGCAGCTAACTTGAAGAATGAAGGCAACGATTCATATCACAAAGGGGAGGCTATCTATTCACGAACTACTGCAGCAGAGGAAGTTTATTTAAATGAAATTTTCTCAGCCTCCCATTGGGTTACATTTATAGATTCTAATCTTGATTTGGAGTATTTCAATAACCTCAGTGAAAACCTGGTAGTGATTCACTATAATGATCAATACTCTTCGTCTAATAAGTACGATGCGATTACTGTAACCAATAAGTCAGAGCAGTATTTCGCTGTAATTAAAGAGTTTTTAAAGAGTAAAGAAGTAGAATCTACTGATGCAACCGCTATTAATACAATAAAAGCTTTCAACACATTTAATGGAGAGTGGCTTTTACGAATTGTAGGAAGTAAGGGACATTATTCGCGGGAAAAATTGAGTATCCTTTCTGCTATCAAATTCGCGCTGGCCTATTTTGATCACCCTAATATCAAATGGGTCCCTATATCCCTAGAAGAAATACTTAGGGTGGCTGGAAGTGTAAGTTTGAATAAATCGGAAGGTATATTCACAACCAAAAATCTGGGATTCAAAGGCTCCCATAGTGATGATCTGTTATTGATGGGGATCGAAGAACGGGAAGAAAAATTGTTGGTACATATTTTTCCTATTGAAGTGAAAATTGGGGTGAATTCTAAGCCGGTAATGGATAAGGCTAAAATTCAAGTTACGAAAACGAAGAAGTTATTTCGAGAGGCTTTATGTAATAAGGAGAAGCCTTTTACATCGAAATTTTATCGATACTTTTTTGCCCAGCTCTATTTAGTTAATGCGGCCAAGTTGCATTCTAGTGGGTTTTGGCCCCAAAAGGATTACAGGATAAGCGACTCCATTATTAGTAAATTAATAAGTAATAAGATGGTGATATCCTTTAAAACGGATCGGCTATTGGGAGATGGAGCAGTACTTTCATTCCAAACTAATGCACATATTCGTGAATCTGAATTATCCGAAGGGGTAACCTATGTAAACTTGCCTGAATCCGATGGTTATAACGGACTAACTAAATCAATGAATGAAATGTATGAGTGGATTCAAACAAAACCTAATGACTTCGTGAAAGAGTCAATGCTATCGTATAGTTATCATGCTGATGGAGAATGTGACATTGACTGTCTAGAGGGAGTGAATACGATTGCTTTGAACAAAGCCCTCATAGCTTCTGAGCCTCCTGAACAAAGGGAGGTTTTAACGGATGCGAGTTCAAAGTACTTGGTCAATGAATATTATTTTGAAGAGCTTAAAGGTAAAGGAAAACAAAATGAATGTCCTAAGAATGATCAGACTCTTCTGGTTAAAGATGACCTAAATTTGCTTGTAGAGCCAAAATCGTTGATAGTAACTGAAGAGCAAGCATCTTTGGATGAATTTAATGGCCAACATGGTAACAATGAGAAATCGAATGGTGAAACTGACATTACACAAGTAATGACAAATAATGGGGCGTCTATTGAGAAAATAAGGGTGTTAATTGGAAAGGCTGAGAACAGTAATAGAGATATTTACTGGGAATACGGAAATATAGGGTTAGCAAATAGGCATTTGCTAATATCAGGAAAATCTGGCCAAGGCAAAACCTATTTCATGCAATGTTTGTTATTAGAACTAGCTAAGCAACAAGTCTCCAGTATTGTGGTTGACTACACAGAAGGATTCCTGCCAAATCAGCTGGAACCGGAATTTGTTGACCACTTAGGGTCTAAACTGAAGCAGAGAATCGTATATACTGATAAGTTTCCGATTAATCCATTCAGACGTAATGTAAGGGATATTGGAGGATTAACACTTCCAGAATCTGATACCGATGTTGCAGAAAGAGTTAAAAGTGTATTCTCAAGCGTATATCGAACCTTAGGTATCCAGCAACAGAATGTAATCTATGATGCAGTATTACGAGGTATGCAAACATATGATCGAGAGATGAATCTGGATCACTTAAGACATTTGCTTGAAGAAGAAGGAAGTAACTACGCTAAGACAGCTCTATCCCAAATTCGTCCTTTTATCGATCGCCAGGTGTTTTCTAAGGATACATTAATGAACTGGGGGGATATTTTATCGGATAGAGGAACAGTATATATAATTCAGTTGACAGGATACCCAAGGGAAATCCAACTGATGATTACTGAATTTATATTATGGGATCTGTGGAACTTTACACTCAGGTTCGGAGAAAAGACGACTCCAATTCCAGTTATTCTAGATGAGGCTCAGAATCTGGATCATACGGAACAGTCACCCTCATCCAAAATTTTGACTGAAGGTAGGAAGTTTGGGTGGTCAGGGTGGTATGCTACTCAATTCTTAAAATCGCAGCTTAGCAGCGATGAATTGGCCAGATTACAGAACGCTTCCCAAAAGATATACTTTGCTCAACCTGAGCAAGAATTAAGTTATATTGCCTCTAATCTATCGAGTGATTCGGCTGAGAGAAAACGGTATGAAACAAAGATATCTAGTCTGAGAAAAGGGCAATGCTTAGTTCACGGACCTATACTCACTGATAGTGGAGAACTAACTGGTCAAACCGTCACTACAGTTAATATTACGCCTTTAAAAGAACGTATTTAA
- the dptG gene encoding DNA phosphorothioation-dependent restriction protein DptG — MNYALMVEDLQMLNKSSHQTGKDIDSLLPFTTHTFKELRKNFYKLTGDIVRNICQVKWRDVQVKDEFEVNPLIKSLKQEMRFEFELETEIERFLQDYLYGASGEIIITHPYLFNYSESPDKKEYRKISKFTAEILVGDNEEVRNIFLNKKTDNILDELVLDKLNLSFNSEDNDYTNKLPVISELYCDDLLYLSKHKDYFLNAFPMITRFYIFMYVCQLILKFDRFYEADYEKLTAIYFALDWEVGVGKRREATNELEGYKRIKDKAKYLFVHMNTLAQLNRFEANKYEGKYRFLHYKEILEQINELEIEKKTEYLASLQRWIQEYQTIFSTKVSEKDIPKTIEEAIKTLFKSNTEGIVEGAAKKFGDYIEDLGGNEFLKFRGKVGTTMNLTKEMLLMLAGVCIRDTRIPLNQLFEEFNKRGIKLDRISKKIVIELLDSLNFIDKKSDSGDAQYVKPIL, encoded by the coding sequence ATGAACTACGCACTGATGGTTGAAGATCTACAGATGTTGAATAAAAGCTCTCATCAGACTGGGAAGGATATCGATAGTTTGCTACCATTTACAACGCATACATTCAAGGAGTTGCGTAAAAATTTCTACAAGCTAACAGGCGATATCGTGCGTAACATATGTCAAGTGAAATGGCGAGATGTTCAAGTCAAGGATGAGTTTGAAGTTAACCCATTAATCAAATCGCTTAAACAAGAGATGCGTTTTGAATTTGAACTAGAAACGGAAATTGAACGGTTTTTACAGGACTACCTATATGGGGCTTCTGGAGAAATTATCATAACACATCCATATCTCTTTAATTATTCGGAGTCCCCAGACAAAAAGGAGTACAGAAAGATTTCTAAGTTTACAGCTGAAATATTAGTTGGGGACAATGAAGAAGTGCGTAATATTTTTTTGAATAAGAAAACAGATAATATTTTAGATGAGCTTGTGCTAGATAAGTTGAATCTATCGTTTAATAGTGAAGATAATGACTATACTAATAAGTTACCTGTCATCAGTGAGTTGTATTGTGATGATTTATTATATCTTAGTAAGCATAAGGATTATTTTCTTAATGCATTTCCAATGATAACGAGATTTTATATATTTATGTATGTATGCCAGTTAATACTGAAATTTGATAGGTTCTATGAAGCAGATTATGAAAAATTAACCGCTATCTACTTTGCGCTAGATTGGGAAGTTGGAGTGGGAAAACGTAGAGAAGCAACCAATGAATTAGAAGGGTATAAACGAATTAAGGATAAGGCAAAGTATCTGTTTGTACATATGAATACATTGGCACAATTGAACAGATTTGAAGCAAATAAGTATGAGGGAAAATATAGATTCCTGCACTATAAAGAAATTTTAGAGCAGATTAACGAGCTTGAGATAGAGAAAAAAACAGAGTATCTAGCAAGCTTGCAAAGATGGATTCAGGAATATCAAACGATTTTCAGTACAAAAGTATCTGAGAAAGATATTCCAAAGACTATTGAAGAAGCTATTAAAACATTGTTTAAAAGCAATACTGAAGGAATCGTAGAAGGTGCGGCGAAGAAATTCGGTGATTATATTGAAGACTTGGGAGGAAATGAATTTCTTAAGTTCAGAGGAAAAGTAGGAACGACGATGAACTTGACTAAAGAGATGTTGTTAATGCTGGCGGGTGTGTGTATCAGAGATACCAGAATTCCGCTAAATCAACTCTTTGAAGAATTTAATAAGAGAGGTATAAAATTAGATCGGATCTCTAAGAAAATTGTAATTGAGTTGCTAGATAGTCTTAATTTTATTGATAAAAAAAGTGATAGTGGGGATGCGCAATATGTCAAACCAATTTTATAG